The genomic DNA ttaGATAATAAAGAGTTGGATATTGActttcacaatcccaacatAAACCTGAAAAAAGACAGTTGAAAGTGATTTTATATTTACCTCATGGTTGCTCTCTCGTATTGATCTCTATGTACACCTATCTGCCAATAAcagaaggaaaaaaacaattagtaGTTGATATTGAAACATGAATGACCTAATTTTGTATAAGATTTCATATCGTAAGGCatgatattttgatttgaaatagaaagtaaataaataactaaGAGTAGGAATCTAAGtgatgtttttctttataaacacACACGCACGCGCGCGCCACACGTATAAATCGCACACAAAGAGAGCATTAAGAGAATATATATACCATTATATTTGGAGAGAGGCCATaagatggtgatggtgatgcaTATGTAAaggatggtgatgatgatggtatGGATGAATATTCTCCTTGCATCCTCACATTCTCCTACATATACATTCATATATGACGGTCAAATAAATGATATGCAAATTATACTTATGAAAGAGACTGAATCAGATAGacaaatgataaaaaaatgttacaaTTTCATTTATAACATGAAATTTTCTTTAAGTATATCTTAAGAAATGAGAGGAATACACTCGAGAACTCAAAGACCTAGAATAATAACTTATATGAAATCTATTTCATCTCAACTGACTAATCTTCAAGTTGAGATGACTAATCTTCAATAGTAGATACATCATACATTGacaagtttttcttttctggtttaagccaaagaaaaaaaaactatttatatgaaTGATTGCGACTATATTAACGACTATATTAACGTATAATCGGTCAAATAGTAAATTGAtagataaatgattttttaaaatttagataaataatttttggcCAGATCGAGCATGATTTTTGTAAAGATATACACGTTTTGTAATCTTTGGGTTAGAgttgtaattatttaaatgaaatctAAAGAAATTATTAAGCGAAACTAAAATCCTTCATACAAATAACCATAATCAGTCATCTCAAGTTCACGGGACACTGAATCGAAGCTCGGATTCCTATAATAGATCCGATAGAAGAATTCGATGAACACAAAAAGGGTTACGACACGTAAGATGATCGCGATACCAGTATACACCACTATGTTTAACATGCCCTGATCAACTCTGGCGAGATTATATCGTTAATGcatgtatatataatgtatatgtAAAATGTTACCTGTGGATACAAAGAAGAATTATAATTGTCGAAGCTATTGCAACTCATCTCGCCGTGTAATCTAATTTTCTCCAGTTGTGCAACCCCAAGACCTCTCTGTGGCTGCTTTGGCTTCTCGGAACCATTCTTCTTCCCTCTTCTCGTCGCTGGGGATGAAGACGACGATGTTGGAGATGATGAAGACGGCGAAGATCCTCTCATGTTTGGTTTACCAAAGAAACTACTTCCCATGTTTCTTTGACcagatttaaatttaatatccgGTCTTGACGTACACCGGAAAAATCAAGAACTGGAGAGAGAAAGTCTtctctagagagagagaaagaaagatggaTATTTCTTGTTATGGTTGGCTTTGAGCTAAGGAATCCGAGAGATCTCTTTCATGGTGAATCGGTGATCTCTTCTTTTATAAGCCTttagtaaataatatttattttatgcttttatttAAAGACATttagtatataactaaaattcATCGCTGGATCAGATTGTGTCCAGATTTCAATAGATACGCCACGCACACAAATACATTACgttaaatatatagattttatgcTCTTATTTTGATATTCCAACtctcaattattttatttttcaattaatcAATTTGCAGTTTCATTAATTAGAATGATTGTGCaataaaatactataaatgATTAGCTTaagtattctaaaatatttcttgCTTGAATGTGTTCCGACGTAAAAGACTTCGACATTAATTGTACAGTATATAATTATTCAGCAAATCGAGAAACtcaaaataactatatatataatatatatatagttattttgaGTTTCTCGATTTGCTGAATAATTATATACTGTACAATTAATGTCGAAGTCTTTTACGTCGGAACACATTCAAAGTCTTTTACGTCGGAAACACATTTAAAATTCCATCTcttttatactattaaaagagatggaattttaaaaaatctacttatacaaGATTGTTACCTCCTTGTTAATGGCATAATAGTAATTTTGTTAATGgtcttatatataattatactaaACCAAATTCTATATCAT from Raphanus sativus cultivar WK10039 unplaced genomic scaffold, ASM80110v3 Scaffold1452, whole genome shotgun sequence includes the following:
- the LOC130504247 gene encoding protein SPEAR1-like, with product MGSSFFGKPNMRGSSPSSSSPTSSSSSPATRRGKKNGSEKPKQPQRGLGVAQLEKIRLHGEMSCNSFDNYNSSLYPQENVRMQGEYSSIPSSSPSFTYASPSPSYGLSPNIMIGVHRDQYERATMSWNPSYGILESHHSLEPNTTRHFFNEDPSFTRRSKSLGSGNHNLGSNDNEELDLELRLSL